CATGACCGATAATGGTCCAGTTCACCAGGTCTTTCGAATGCAGGATAGGCAAACCGGGAACTGCATCGAAGCTGGATGCAACGAGGTAATAATCTTCGCCCACCCTGATCGCATCAGGGTCGGAGTAGTCGGCATTCAATACCGGGTTTTTGTAAGTGCCATCACCATTGTCGGCCACCCATACTTTAGATACAAACGGCTTCGACTGGGCAAGAGCATGACTGGATAAAGCATTTAAGCCAACAAGTGCGGCCAATGCCACGGTTTTAGCGACAAGCGATGTAGAACGAGGTTTTAGAAGAGGAAGGCGATTCATATAGAAACAATTATGGTAAATCGTGCAATCGGTTGCATATTACGATATTTTTTTCTCTCCCGGATTTAGAAAGTACGCAAACGTTGCCGAAAACAGGAAAGGGCTGTAGAAACAGCCCCTTGTTTTGCTTGAGTATAAAAAAAAGAGATAATCGTTCTATTTCAGATAGCCTTTCAACGGGCAATCTTTTAAAGCAGCCAGCCCTTCGGCTACGGCGTTTGCATTTTCAGTAGCACCAGCCAGGTTGGTATGGGTGCCATCTACCGGGAAGAACTTTTTAATGGCGTCCTTGCCCTGTTGTTCCCACTGGTTTACGATCAACTGATTCAGGTTAATGAAAAAAGTGCCGCTGGCTTTGGTGACTTCTTCTGCCCAGTTTACATATTCGATCTCACGATCGACCTTATCCCCTTTCCATTTGTTGCGGGGAACCAGGGAGCATACGATGGGAATGGCTCCCTTCTCCTTTGCTTCTTTAATATATTTATTCAGGTACCAGCCATATGTATGAACGATTTCCGGCTGGCGGGTTTTAAGATTGAAGATGTGAACCGTGTCTTCACCAATACCTTTCAACGTACCTTTTGCCCGGGCAGAATCGTTGATCGCCGCCTGGTCGTTATGACCGAATTGTATCAGCACGAAATCGCCGGGTTTTAATTGTGCCAATACTTTGTCCCAACGACCATCGGACATAAAAGTGCGGGTGCTGGTACCGGCTTTTGCGTGGTTATGAAGACTGATGCGGGTTGTATCGAGATGCGCTTTGAGCAAGGTACCCCAGCCCCAGTATTCATTGGTACCGTTGCCATCACTATTCTGAACGGTAGAGTCGCCCACGACATATATTACAGGACGTTTTGAATCGATAATGAAGGCAGACAGCAATAGTAATAATGGCAGCACAATCAGAAGACGATTCATATGCCATTTATAGCGGCATAAGAGGGTCACATTACCAAGTTTCATGTTCGATATTGTATTTTAAAAGTAACTATTAAATGATTACAAGGCCCACAGTTTCTTCGGCTATTTACGGGTGGGTTTCCAGTTGTCGTTGCCTTTCAGTACACTTTCTACCGAGTAGGCTTCCGCTTCCTGCCTGGAAAGTTGTTTCATGCCCTTCCAGGGCGCCCTTTGAGAGAAGTCGGCGCTTTTTCCCGTGTTATTGTATTCGAACAAATGCAGTTTATCGCTTTCCGAAGCGTAATCCATACGCCAGGTGGTAGGCCATCCACGCGGGTCGATACGGTCGCCGAGATCGCTGTTGAGGATCGCCACTTTCGGATAATTGTGCCAGGGGCGGCCAATAGCTACCAGGCTGCCATCATCACCTTTCCGGGGACTGCCGGAAGCGAAGCTGAAACGGCATTTATCGAACACAAAACCATAGAGTTGCTTTTCGGGAGTAGAAGGCGCGGTGATCCATCCGCCGCCATAGCTTGCTATTTCGCAGTTATCGAAGAAGCCAATGCCACCACCATAGATATAATCGGTACGGCCAAGCACATAACAGTTATAGAAATAATTGCGTTTGCCATC
The Filimonas effusa genome window above contains:
- a CDS encoding rhamnogalacturonan acetylesterase, whose translation is MNRLLIVLPLLLLLSAFIIDSKRPVIYVVGDSTVQNSDGNGTNEYWGWGTLLKAHLDTTRISLHNHAKAGTSTRTFMSDGRWDKVLAQLKPGDFVLIQFGHNDQAAINDSARAKGTLKGIGEDTVHIFNLKTRQPEIVHTYGWYLNKYIKEAKEKGAIPIVCSLVPRNKWKGDKVDREIEYVNWAEEVTKASGTFFINLNQLIVNQWEQQGKDAIKKFFPVDGTHTNLAGATENANAVAEGLAALKDCPLKGYLK